One region of Qipengyuania gaetbuli genomic DNA includes:
- a CDS encoding MFS transporter produces the protein MAEADPSDAVTSPLPVRQPSISRGRMTLLFAVMLTTAAGNTAMQSVMPSIGTALQINDVWISLAYSWSALLWVFCAPLWAERSDRRGRKAMMALGLVGFIASFALCGLMLWLGLSGYIGAFWALILFAAARSLYGGFGSAAPPAVQAYVASRTPRSERTQALSLIASSFGLGTVIGPALAPLMVLPFIGLTGPFLIFSLMGVATLIALRWKLPNDEPQFPARGKTYDPSYSGSPTADFSGNSDDEDEDEEEVEPHKLRWFEPRLRPWVVVGLLGGHAQAMVLGIAGFLVLDRLGLRATPAEGTGPVGLVLMAGAIATLLAQWGLIPRLNLGPRAATLSGIAIAGFGVAMLGVAGNIHSIALAFAVASLGFGLFRPGSTSGTSLAVTRAEQGQASGVTASVAGASYIYAPALGVWLYGHSDWLGFGLIVAICAIVFVYGWLTLQMDSRLTQDRR, from the coding sequence ATGGCCGAAGCCGATCCGTCCGACGCCGTGACGTCACCGCTCCCGGTGCGCCAGCCGTCGATTTCGCGCGGGCGCATGACGCTGCTGTTCGCGGTCATGCTGACCACGGCGGCAGGCAATACGGCCATGCAGTCGGTCATGCCGTCCATCGGCACCGCGCTGCAGATCAACGACGTGTGGATCAGCCTCGCCTACAGCTGGTCGGCGCTGCTCTGGGTGTTCTGCGCGCCACTGTGGGCCGAAAGGTCCGACCGCCGGGGCCGCAAGGCGATGATGGCGCTGGGACTGGTCGGCTTCATCGCCAGCTTTGCACTGTGCGGCCTGATGCTCTGGCTCGGCCTGTCGGGATATATCGGCGCGTTCTGGGCGCTGATCCTGTTTGCTGCGGCGCGCAGCCTTTACGGCGGGTTCGGCAGCGCGGCGCCGCCTGCCGTACAGGCCTATGTCGCCAGCCGCACCCCGCGTTCGGAACGCACGCAGGCCCTGTCGCTGATCGCGTCGAGCTTTGGCCTGGGCACGGTCATCGGTCCTGCCCTTGCACCGCTGATGGTGCTGCCCTTCATCGGGCTGACCGGCCCGTTCCTGATCTTCTCGCTGATGGGCGTGGCCACGCTGATCGCTCTGCGCTGGAAGCTTCCCAATGACGAGCCGCAGTTCCCCGCGCGCGGCAAGACCTACGATCCGTCCTATTCGGGCAGCCCCACGGCCGACTTCTCCGGCAATTCCGACGATGAGGACGAGGACGAGGAAGAAGTCGAACCACACAAGCTGCGCTGGTTCGAACCGCGGCTGCGCCCCTGGGTCGTGGTCGGCCTGTTGGGCGGGCACGCACAGGCCATGGTGCTCGGCATTGCGGGCTTCCTCGTGCTCGACCGGCTCGGGCTGCGCGCCACGCCCGCGGAAGGCACCGGCCCGGTCGGCCTCGTGCTGATGGCGGGTGCGATCGCCACATTGCTGGCGCAGTGGGGGCTCATCCCGCGGCTGAACCTGGGTCCGAGAGCAGCGACACTTTCGGGCATTGCGATTGCCGGCTTCGGCGTCGCCATGCTCGGCGTTGCAGGCAACATCCACTCGATCGCGCTGGCCTTTGCCGTCGCCTCGTTGGGCTTCGGGCTGTTCCGTCCCGGCTCGACCTCCGGCACCTCGCTGGCAGTCACCCGCGCCGAGCAAGGTCAGGCGTCCGGCGTCACGGCCTCGGTCGCAGGAGCGAGCTACATCTACGCACCCGCGCTGGGCGTGTGGCTATACGGCCATTCGGACTGGCTGGGCTTCGGCCTGATCGTGGCCATCTGCGCCATCGTCTTCGTCTATGGCTGGCTCACCCTGCAGATGGACAGCAGGCTGACGCAGGACCGCCGCTAG
- the arsC gene encoding arsenate reductase (glutaredoxin) (This arsenate reductase requires both glutathione and glutaredoxin to convert arsenate to arsenite, after which the efflux transporter formed by ArsA and ArsB can extrude the arsenite from the cell, providing resistance.), with the protein MKATIWHNPKCGTSRKTLAILENLSRVDVEVVEYLKDPPTREKLAQLYRDAGITPNQGLRLRGTDAEERGLPDADADSVLEAMVADPILIERPLVETDKGVRLCRPQDTVLEIL; encoded by the coding sequence ATGAAAGCGACCATCTGGCACAACCCGAAATGCGGTACTTCGCGCAAGACGCTGGCCATTCTCGAGAACCTGTCGAGGGTCGATGTCGAAGTGGTCGAGTATCTCAAGGATCCGCCGACCAGGGAAAAGCTCGCGCAGCTTTACCGCGACGCAGGGATCACCCCGAACCAGGGTCTGCGCCTGCGCGGTACCGATGCCGAGGAACGCGGCCTGCCCGATGCCGATGCCGACTCCGTGCTCGAAGCTATGGTGGCAGACCCCATCCTGATCGAACGTCCGCTGGTGGAAACCGACAAGGGCGTGCGCCTCTGCCGCCCGCAGGACACGGTCCTCGAAATCCTCTAG
- a CDS encoding TonB-dependent receptor, protein MKASTLALLAAGTALATPAFAAEEVQPDRDYLPADIVVSGDRDEGYANEDGSSATKTPTPLIDVPQAVSFITEDQLEDQAIRQLNDALRYVPGISMESGEGHRDEVFIRGQESTADFYIDGLRDDAQYYRPLYNIERVEVLKGANALIFGRGAGGGAINRVAKRAELGESFISGEASVDTFSAFDVTADVNQSLSNGVALRLNAAYEEFDNDRDFYEGRFIGFSPTLTAALGPDTTLVASYTYDDDSRVTDRGLPALGTGPLQGYDSTFFGDSDFNRAEAQVHIGRVRLEHDFNGGLTANATVQFADYDKVYANIVPSSTDGSTVFLSGYEDAQQRTNWIGQANLVWEAEMGSDIASTLLFGVEASKQDSANQRSTVGFTRAPGVDGLAPNQTPLADVLFIPPFQLNPVSRSRQSDLETLSVYVQEQLEIGDHIELVGGLRWDRFDLKTEDLLGGPAADRVDEKFSPRIGLIVKPTPDLSLYASYSESFLPQAGDQFFILSEGDAQFDPEKFTNYEIGAKWAPLDKVLVNAAIFRLERTNIQAPSPTDPTLTVLAGESRAEGFEISAVGEIADFWKANLGYTYLDGELLNESAFGDAGQRLQQLPKHSISAWNRFDVNEQLGFGLGVIHQSEQYASFSNTVVLPSYWRVDAAAYYTVSDRLSFQLNVENLFDEDYYPSAHGNNNIQPGDPLSARIGVRFEI, encoded by the coding sequence ATGAAAGCCTCCACGCTCGCCCTGCTCGCAGCCGGAACCGCCCTCGCCACCCCCGCATTCGCGGCCGAGGAAGTGCAGCCCGACCGCGACTACCTGCCCGCCGACATCGTGGTCAGCGGCGACCGGGACGAAGGCTATGCCAACGAGGACGGATCGAGTGCGACCAAGACGCCGACCCCGCTGATCGACGTGCCGCAGGCCGTCAGCTTCATCACCGAGGACCAGCTGGAAGACCAGGCGATCCGCCAGCTCAACGACGCGCTCCGCTATGTCCCGGGCATCAGCATGGAAAGCGGCGAAGGCCACCGCGACGAAGTCTTCATCCGCGGCCAGGAATCGACCGCCGACTTCTACATCGACGGCCTGCGTGACGATGCGCAGTACTACCGACCGCTTTACAATATCGAGCGCGTCGAAGTGCTCAAGGGCGCCAATGCCCTGATCTTCGGACGCGGTGCAGGGGGCGGCGCGATCAACCGCGTGGCAAAGCGCGCGGAGCTGGGCGAAAGCTTCATTTCCGGCGAAGCATCGGTCGACACTTTCAGCGCCTTCGACGTCACTGCCGATGTCAACCAGTCGCTGTCCAATGGCGTGGCCCTGCGCCTCAATGCCGCTTACGAGGAATTCGACAACGACCGCGATTTCTACGAAGGCCGCTTCATCGGTTTCTCGCCCACGCTGACCGCAGCGCTCGGCCCCGACACCACGCTTGTCGCCAGCTACACCTATGACGACGACAGCCGCGTCACCGACCGCGGCCTCCCGGCACTCGGCACCGGCCCGCTGCAGGGCTACGACAGCACCTTCTTCGGCGACAGCGACTTCAACCGCGCCGAAGCGCAGGTCCACATCGGCCGCGTGCGTCTGGAGCATGATTTCAACGGTGGACTCACTGCCAATGCCACGGTCCAGTTCGCCGATTACGACAAGGTCTATGCCAATATCGTGCCTTCGAGCACCGATGGCAGCACCGTCTTCCTGAGCGGTTATGAAGACGCCCAGCAGCGCACCAACTGGATCGGCCAGGCCAACCTGGTCTGGGAAGCCGAAATGGGTTCGGACATCGCATCGACCCTCCTGTTCGGCGTCGAAGCGAGCAAGCAGGATTCGGCCAACCAGCGCAGCACGGTCGGCTTCACCCGTGCGCCCGGCGTCGACGGCCTGGCGCCGAACCAGACCCCGCTCGCCGACGTGCTCTTCATCCCGCCCTTCCAGCTGAACCCGGTATCGCGTTCGCGCCAGAGCGACCTCGAAACGCTGTCGGTATACGTGCAGGAACAGCTCGAGATCGGCGACCATATCGAACTAGTCGGCGGCCTGCGCTGGGATCGCTTCGACCTCAAGACCGAGGACCTCTTGGGCGGACCCGCTGCCGACCGCGTAGACGAGAAGTTCAGCCCGCGCATCGGCCTGATCGTCAAGCCGACCCCGGACCTGTCGCTCTACGCCTCCTATTCGGAAAGCTTCCTCCCGCAGGCGGGCGACCAGTTCTTCATCCTCTCTGAGGGCGATGCGCAGTTCGATCCGGAAAAGTTCACCAATTACGAAATCGGCGCCAAGTGGGCCCCGCTCGACAAGGTGCTGGTCAACGCCGCGATCTTCCGCCTCGAGCGCACCAATATCCAGGCCCCTTCGCCGACCGATCCGACCCTGACCGTCCTCGCCGGTGAAAGCCGCGCCGAAGGGTTCGAGATCAGCGCGGTCGGTGAAATCGCCGATTTCTGGAAGGCGAATCTCGGCTACACCTACCTCGACGGCGAACTGCTCAACGAAAGCGCGTTCGGCGATGCCGGCCAGCGCCTGCAGCAGCTACCCAAGCACTCGATCAGCGCTTGGAACCGCTTCGACGTGAATGAACAGCTGGGGTTCGGCCTTGGCGTCATCCACCAGTCGGAACAGTATGCCAGCTTCTCGAATACGGTCGTCCTGCCGAGCTACTGGCGCGTCGATGCGGCCGCCTATTACACAGTCAGCGACCGCCTGAGCTTCCAGCTCAATGTCGAGAACCTGTTCGACGAGGATTACTACCCCTCGGCCCATGGCAACAACAACATCCAGCCGGGCGATCCGCTGAGCGCACGTATCGGCGTCCGCTTCGAGATTTGA
- a CDS encoding (2Fe-2S)-binding protein, translated as MSRMTVNDRPVEFLMDDDTPLLWALRDAANLTGSKYGCGTGDCGACMVHIDGEALRSCLVTIGEAEGRFVTTIEGLSGDRSHPVQQVLVAEQAIQCGFCTPGIVMAAAALINRNPAASEEDIKAAVPNLCRCGVYPRLVRAIQRAGRVARRQERISAAPAPGISSEDAAREVPALSGQAPAKPRN; from the coding sequence ATGTCCCGCATGACCGTAAACGACCGACCGGTCGAATTCCTGATGGACGACGATACGCCCCTGCTGTGGGCGCTGCGCGATGCCGCCAACCTTACGGGGTCGAAATACGGCTGCGGGACCGGCGATTGCGGTGCATGCATGGTCCACATCGACGGCGAAGCGCTGCGTTCGTGCCTCGTCACCATCGGCGAAGCGGAAGGCCGGTTCGTCACGACCATAGAGGGGCTGAGTGGGGACCGTTCCCACCCCGTCCAGCAGGTGCTGGTGGCGGAGCAGGCGATCCAGTGCGGCTTTTGTACGCCGGGCATCGTCATGGCTGCCGCAGCACTGATCAACCGCAATCCCGCCGCCTCGGAAGAGGATATCAAGGCCGCGGTTCCAAACCTGTGCCGCTGCGGCGTCTATCCGCGCCTCGTCCGCGCCATCCAGCGGGCAGGCCGTGTCGCAAGGCGGCAGGAGCGCATCAGCGCAGCCCCGGCCCCCGGCATCAGCAGCGAGGATGCGGCCCGCGAGGTCCCGGCACTGTCCGGACAGGCGCCCGCAAAGCCGCGCAATTGA
- a CDS encoding class II aldolase/adducin family protein: protein MATQMKPKFECTEAEWKVRQDLAACYRIFDHLGWGESIYNHISVAVPGEKDTFLINPFGLLYDEVTASNLVKIDVEGNNVGHSQYMVNKAGFTQHAHFHKHLGEKATAICHVHTTATMAVCSHKNGLVPTNFYACNFQGQIGYHDFEGVTVRAEEGDRLVENLGDHSILMLRNHGPVVMDKTIPGMFVKMWALQRACEIQVATLSQGEANVISQEVVDVHQRDLAVMASQGGAGVFDFEAWKRRVSKIDDSWMS from the coding sequence ATGGCAACCCAGATGAAGCCCAAGTTCGAATGCACCGAAGCCGAATGGAAGGTCCGTCAGGATCTCGCGGCTTGCTATCGCATCTTCGACCACCTCGGCTGGGGCGAGAGTATCTACAACCACATTTCGGTTGCCGTGCCGGGCGAAAAGGACACTTTCCTCATCAACCCCTTCGGGCTGCTTTATGACGAAGTGACGGCCTCGAACCTGGTGAAGATCGACGTCGAGGGCAACAATGTCGGCCACTCGCAGTACATGGTGAACAAGGCGGGCTTCACCCAGCACGCCCACTTCCACAAGCACCTGGGCGAAAAGGCGACGGCCATCTGCCATGTGCACACCACGGCGACGATGGCGGTGTGCAGCCACAAGAACGGGCTGGTTCCGACCAATTTCTACGCCTGCAATTTCCAGGGCCAGATCGGCTACCATGATTTCGAAGGCGTGACCGTGCGTGCCGAAGAGGGAGACCGTCTGGTCGAGAATCTCGGCGATCACTCCATCCTGATGCTCCGCAATCACGGGCCGGTGGTGATGGACAAGACCATCCCCGGCATGTTCGTGAAGATGTGGGCGCTGCAGCGCGCCTGCGAAATCCAGGTCGCCACCCTGTCGCAGGGCGAGGCCAATGTGATCTCGCAGGAAGTGGTCGACGTCCACCAGCGCGACCTTGCCGTCATGGCGAGCCAGGGCGGCGCGGGCGTGTTCGACTTCGAGGCATGGAAGCGACGCGTCTCCAAGATCGACGACAGCTGGATGAGCTGA
- a CDS encoding MATE family efflux transporter, translating into MSETAKLTRGSIVGHLVGQTAPMIIGVAAIMSVGLIDAYFIGQLGSQELAAVSFIFPITIAISSLGVGVMVGINSVIARALGEGDVERAERRANFGAVFALGTGVVLGLVLYALLDPLFRLMQASDALLPLIRAYMQPYALGLPVLLLQMGLNGVLRGQGEARKTSYVSITFAVANWILDPILITGAFGFAGFGIAGAAYASIIGFGIAILMALYLISEAQLPIHPSSIRTCNIKDSSRAILSVAGPAAFSNAINPIGLSVLTALLASQGEAAVAGFGAAGRLQSFATVPLLALSGSIGAIVGQNWGARLPDRSRAAMKWAAGFCLVYGLATAILLYLTGGWFAQFFTEDPEVVAEFENYLAISVWGYAGFGLLITANGALNAVDRAGLALTQSAARVFLVMLPFGWLLRPAWGAGAIYGAELVANLLGGGLAAFIAWRVLRAGPDRDGGEASSQTKR; encoded by the coding sequence ATGAGCGAGACGGCAAAACTGACGCGGGGCAGCATTGTCGGCCATCTCGTGGGGCAGACCGCGCCCATGATCATCGGCGTGGCCGCGATCATGTCGGTCGGCCTGATCGACGCCTATTTCATCGGCCAGCTGGGCTCGCAGGAACTGGCGGCGGTCAGCTTCATCTTCCCGATCACCATCGCGATCTCGAGCCTCGGGGTCGGCGTGATGGTCGGCATCAACTCGGTCATTGCCCGTGCCCTGGGCGAAGGCGATGTCGAACGGGCGGAAAGACGCGCCAATTTCGGTGCGGTCTTCGCGCTCGGCACGGGGGTCGTGCTGGGACTGGTGCTCTATGCCTTGCTGGACCCGCTGTTCCGCCTGATGCAGGCAAGCGATGCGCTGCTGCCGCTGATCCGCGCCTATATGCAGCCCTATGCGTTGGGCCTGCCGGTCCTGCTGCTGCAAATGGGCCTCAACGGCGTGCTGCGCGGCCAGGGCGAGGCGCGCAAGACCAGCTACGTGTCCATTACCTTTGCAGTGGCAAACTGGATCCTCGACCCGATCCTGATCACCGGCGCGTTCGGATTTGCGGGCTTCGGCATCGCGGGCGCGGCCTATGCCTCCATCATCGGCTTCGGAATCGCGATCCTGATGGCGCTCTACCTCATCAGCGAGGCGCAGCTGCCCATCCATCCCTCCTCGATCCGCACCTGCAACATCAAGGATTCGAGCCGCGCGATCCTGAGCGTGGCGGGGCCGGCGGCCTTCTCCAACGCCATCAACCCGATCGGCCTGTCCGTCCTCACCGCCCTGCTGGCCTCGCAAGGAGAGGCCGCGGTTGCAGGCTTCGGAGCAGCGGGTCGTCTGCAGAGCTTCGCCACTGTGCCGCTGCTTGCCCTGTCGGGTTCGATCGGCGCCATCGTCGGGCAGAACTGGGGCGCGCGCCTGCCCGACAGGTCGCGCGCAGCGATGAAGTGGGCGGCAGGCTTCTGCCTCGTCTACGGCCTTGCGACCGCCATCCTCCTGTACCTGACGGGCGGCTGGTTCGCGCAGTTCTTTACCGAGGATCCCGAGGTCGTGGCTGAGTTCGAGAACTACCTGGCCATCTCGGTCTGGGGTTATGCGGGTTTCGGCCTGCTCATTACCGCGAACGGAGCGCTTAACGCCGTCGATAGGGCCGGCCTTGCACTGACGCAGAGCGCCGCGCGCGTGTTCCTCGTCATGCTGCCCTTCGGCTGGCTGCTCCGCCCGGCATGGGGCGCAGGCGCCATTTACGGTGCGGAACTGGTCGCAAACCTTCTGGGCGGCGGGCTTGCCGCCTTCATCGCGTGGCGGGTGCTGCGCGCAGGGCCGGACCGCGACGGCGGCGAGGCTTCCAGCCAAACCAAACGTTAA
- a CDS encoding chemotaxis protein CheA: protein MDELLADFIAETREMLEQSGTELVAWEADPSDKARIDTIFRFVHTVKGNCGFFDFPQLERLSHAAEDALAECRAGRREPDSALVSAVLAIIDRIGAMTDAIEAGEELDGKDDDALIAALDASGPTEIQSEVTVQPEAVDEAGEDAPAKGQRQSMQRSIRLPVDLLDEVMKGVSDMVLARNDLARRLREAGEQPTIDGPFERLSAILADVRTSITRMRMQRLEHLFSSLPRLVRDLSNELGKQVMVDFEGGEVELDREMIEMVRDPLTHIIRNAIDHGIEKPVDRLKKGKREIGLMRFAARQSGNQISLLVTDDGNGIDVDRLSEKAVAAGIYSHSEIKQMSQAQKLQLIFEPGLSTAAEVSSISGRGVGMDVVRSNLERVGGAIAVSSKPGEGTSFHLQLPLTLSIIAALTVSSDGQHYALPRSYIEEIVFGSSSSVEFAEAGERRLVTFRGRRVPCISLADVLGTESNERCDWESKTLVLIRLASDDVFALAVDRVHDHEDVVVKPIAPAIMATRLYAGTTLLDDGSPMMLIDLPSIAQMRGLVGELRSKPAIIAETQDKEEKAATPVMLFAGLDGRKRAVRLELVRRIDTVYADAFDIEGDRAQAVIEGRIFPLAGIEHGALPADRCRLLRLSDGESEVVYAVSEVLDAAEMTEEIVPSANDRSIEGVTLIGGKPVPLIDGHTLFQRHGVPQRSDSPLVCRLPQNSEWARTILEPLVVAAGYRIAGDAEEEADLAIALAGDTADETPGARETVRLRPDPEDTGDGSIYRYDRDGLMAVLKRVRTGRAA from the coding sequence ATGGACGAGTTGCTGGCCGATTTCATCGCCGAAACGCGCGAAATGCTGGAGCAGAGCGGCACCGAGCTGGTCGCCTGGGAAGCCGATCCGTCCGACAAGGCACGCATCGACACGATTTTCCGCTTCGTACACACGGTCAAGGGCAACTGCGGCTTTTTCGATTTCCCGCAGCTGGAACGGCTCAGTCACGCGGCCGAGGACGCGCTGGCCGAATGCCGCGCCGGTCGCCGCGAACCCGACAGCGCGCTGGTTTCCGCAGTGCTCGCCATCATCGACCGCATCGGCGCCATGACCGATGCCATCGAAGCGGGCGAAGAACTGGACGGCAAGGATGACGACGCGCTGATCGCGGCGCTCGATGCAAGCGGCCCGACCGAAATCCAGAGTGAGGTCACGGTCCAGCCCGAAGCGGTGGACGAGGCGGGCGAAGACGCACCGGCCAAGGGCCAGCGGCAGTCCATGCAGCGGTCCATCCGCCTGCCCGTCGACCTGCTCGACGAGGTGATGAAGGGCGTCTCCGACATGGTGCTCGCCCGCAACGACCTAGCGCGCCGCCTGCGCGAAGCGGGCGAACAGCCGACCATCGACGGCCCGTTCGAGCGCCTGTCCGCAATCCTTGCCGATGTGCGCACTTCGATAACCCGGATGCGGATGCAGCGCCTCGAGCACCTTTTCTCCTCGCTGCCGCGCCTCGTCCGTGACCTGTCGAACGAACTCGGCAAGCAGGTCATGGTCGATTTCGAAGGCGGAGAAGTGGAGCTCGACCGCGAGATGATCGAGATGGTCCGCGACCCGCTGACCCACATCATCCGCAATGCCATCGACCACGGGATCGAGAAGCCTGTCGACCGGCTCAAGAAGGGCAAGCGCGAGATCGGCCTGATGCGCTTCGCCGCGCGCCAGTCGGGCAACCAGATCAGCCTTCTGGTGACCGACGACGGCAATGGCATAGACGTCGACCGCCTGTCGGAAAAGGCTGTTGCAGCGGGCATCTACAGCCACTCCGAAATCAAGCAGATGTCGCAGGCGCAGAAACTCCAGCTCATCTTCGAGCCGGGCCTTTCCACCGCGGCCGAGGTCAGCTCGATCTCCGGCCGGGGCGTCGGCATGGATGTCGTGCGCTCCAACCTCGAACGCGTCGGCGGCGCCATCGCCGTGTCGAGCAAGCCGGGCGAAGGAACCAGCTTCCATCTCCAGCTTCCGCTGACCCTGTCGATCATTGCCGCGCTCACGGTCAGCAGCGACGGCCAGCACTACGCCCTGCCGCGCAGCTATATCGAGGAGATCGTCTTCGGCAGCTCCAGCAGCGTCGAATTCGCCGAGGCAGGCGAGCGCCGCCTCGTGACCTTCCGCGGCCGCCGAGTGCCCTGCATCTCGCTTGCCGATGTGCTCGGCACCGAAAGCAACGAGCGCTGCGACTGGGAAAGCAAGACGCTGGTGCTGATCCGCCTTGCCAGCGACGATGTTTTCGCGCTCGCAGTCGACCGCGTCCACGACCACGAGGACGTCGTGGTCAAGCCGATCGCCCCGGCGATCATGGCGACCAGGCTATATGCCGGCACGACCCTGCTCGACGACGGCAGCCCGATGATGCTGATCGACCTGCCGAGCATCGCCCAGATGCGCGGCCTTGTCGGCGAACTGCGCTCCAAGCCCGCGATCATCGCAGAAACGCAGGACAAGGAAGAAAAGGCCGCGACGCCGGTCATGCTTTTCGCCGGGCTCGACGGCCGCAAGCGCGCCGTGAGGCTCGAACTGGTTCGCCGCATCGACACGGTCTACGCCGACGCTTTCGACATCGAAGGCGACCGCGCACAGGCCGTCATCGAAGGCCGTATTTTCCCGCTCGCCGGTATCGAACACGGTGCCCTGCCCGCCGACCGCTGCCGCTTGCTGCGCCTTTCGGACGGGGAAAGCGAAGTGGTTTATGCCGTCTCCGAGGTGCTCGACGCAGCCGAGATGACGGAAGAGATCGTGCCGTCCGCCAACGATCGCTCGATCGAAGGCGTCACGCTGATCGGCGGAAAGCCGGTCCCGCTGATCGACGGACACACGCTGTTCCAGCGCCACGGCGTTCCCCAGCGCAGCGACAGCCCGCTGGTCTGCCGCCTGCCGCAGAACAGCGAATGGGCGCGCACCATCCTCGAACCGCTGGTGGTGGCCGCCGGCTATCGCATTGCCGGCGACGCAGAAGAAGAGGCCGATCTCGCCATCGCGCTCGCCGGGGATACCGCCGACGAGACGCCGGGTGCCCGCGAAACGGTGCGCCTGCGCCCCGATCCCGAAGATACCGGCGACGGCTCCATCTATCGCTACGACCGCGACGGCCTGATGGCCGTGCTCAAGCGGGTCCGCACCGGGAGGGCGGCATGA
- a CDS encoding chemotaxis protein CheW, with translation MNELLLMCTIAGRSAAIPALRVQSVLEIDTVTPIPGTPDYVCGITPLRSQALTVIDCSLALGFDQPSNSPERRAAVIEHDGHTYALLVDAAEDVAQATSDPVAIPGGLGEGWQRAAIGMVETESGPVVLVDVETIIAGPPALAA, from the coding sequence ATGAACGAACTGCTTCTGATGTGCACCATCGCCGGTCGCAGCGCAGCGATCCCTGCTTTGCGTGTCCAGTCGGTCCTCGAGATCGATACCGTTACTCCGATCCCCGGCACCCCTGACTATGTGTGCGGCATCACGCCGCTGCGCAGCCAGGCGCTGACCGTGATCGACTGTTCGCTGGCGCTGGGTTTCGACCAGCCCAGCAACTCGCCCGAACGCCGCGCGGCGGTGATCGAGCACGACGGCCATACCTACGCCTTGCTCGTCGATGCCGCCGAAGACGTGGCGCAGGCAACCAGCGATCCCGTCGCCATTCCCGGTGGCCTGGGTGAAGGCTGGCAGCGTGCGGCCATCGGCATGGTCGAGACCGAAAGCGGTCCGGTGGTGCTGGTCGATGTAGAAACGATCATTGCGGGTCCACCCGCGCTGGCAGCTTAA
- a CDS encoding response regulator: MKTCLIIDDSRVIRKVSRHILESLEFSVDEAENGKEGLDKCQVNMPDVILLDWNMPVMTGIEFITQLRKHEGGDKPKVVFCTTENDVAHIREAISAGADEYVMKPFDHETLQIKLQLVGMA, encoded by the coding sequence ATGAAGACCTGCCTCATCATCGACGATTCGCGCGTTATCCGTAAGGTGTCCCGGCACATTCTCGAATCGCTCGAATTCTCCGTGGACGAGGCGGAGAACGGCAAGGAAGGCCTGGACAAGTGCCAGGTCAACATGCCCGACGTCATCCTGCTCGACTGGAACATGCCGGTCATGACGGGCATCGAATTCATCACCCAGCTGCGCAAGCATGAGGGCGGCGACAAGCCCAAGGTCGTCTTCTGCACGACGGAAAACGATGTCGCGCACATCCGCGAGGCGATCAGTGCCGGGGCCGACGAATACGTCATGAAGCCGTTCGATCACGAAACCCTGCAGATCAAGCTCCAGCTTGTCGGCATGGCCTGA